A window from Pseudomonadota bacterium encodes these proteins:
- a CDS encoding acetate--CoA ligase family protein, producing MLSKLFTPRSVAVVGASREEGKVGHSIMKNLVGHGFAGPIYPVNPKAKDVMGHPCFKDLRDVPDGCDLAVIAVPARLVPGIVEECGRKGIGAAIVISAGFKEVGGEGADLEKRLFNAAMTSGVRVLGPNCLGLINTRHRLDVSFAASHPEEGDIAVISQSGALCTAIIDWSVRNHIGFSKLISIGNKVDIDEEVLIEELGEDDDTKVIVGYLENIVNGPHFMRSAERVTKRKPIILIKAGNTAAGAAAASSHTGSLAGARMAYECAFRTSGILQASSLESLFDYAQAFSYQPLPRGRRVAVVTNAGGPGIMAADAVENSGLAFAKLGDETTKALSSFLPAAANIHNPVDILGDALAETYGRALEALLADDGVDAAVVLLTPQAMTDAAEAARVVAGVSGRHGKPVVASFIGADRVSLGIEILQRSRVPHYPTPERAVEALQVMAEFAKWKERPPRVIQRFSVNTTKVDRVLNLCRKRGQFNVGEQDSKAILAAYGFTVPKASLARSADEAASASAAIGFPVVMKIVSPDIIHKSDVGGVKVGLAGSSEVRDAYDLMIARIRLREPRARLQGVLVQEMVGGGREIIVGMTRDPQFGPMLMFGLGGVYVEVLRDVSFQLAPITRDEAFEMLIGTKTYKLLKGVRGEKSVDMELVAECIRRISQLSMDFPAIEELDINPLNVSSDRAGAVAVDARIKIRDSGPGIRNSKLQGCDHGSE from the coding sequence GTGCTATCAAAACTCTTCACACCACGATCGGTGGCGGTGGTGGGGGCGTCCCGCGAGGAGGGCAAGGTCGGGCATTCCATCATGAAGAACCTGGTCGGCCACGGATTCGCCGGCCCCATCTATCCGGTCAACCCCAAGGCGAAGGACGTGATGGGGCATCCCTGCTTCAAGGACCTGAGGGACGTGCCCGACGGCTGCGACCTGGCGGTGATCGCGGTGCCAGCGAGGCTCGTGCCGGGCATCGTAGAGGAGTGCGGGCGCAAGGGGATCGGCGCCGCGATAGTCATATCGGCGGGGTTCAAGGAGGTGGGCGGGGAGGGGGCGGATCTCGAGAAGAGGCTCTTCAACGCGGCCATGACCAGCGGCGTGAGGGTGCTGGGCCCCAACTGCCTCGGCCTCATCAACACCAGGCACCGCCTCGACGTCTCGTTCGCCGCCAGCCACCCCGAGGAGGGGGACATAGCGGTGATCTCCCAGTCCGGCGCGCTGTGCACCGCGATAATAGACTGGTCGGTCAGAAACCACATAGGATTTTCAAAGCTCATAAGCATCGGCAACAAGGTGGACATAGACGAGGAGGTGCTGATCGAGGAGCTGGGCGAGGACGACGACACGAAGGTGATCGTGGGTTACCTGGAGAACATAGTCAACGGACCGCACTTCATGCGCTCGGCAGAGCGCGTGACCAAGCGCAAGCCGATCATACTCATCAAGGCCGGCAACACGGCGGCCGGCGCCGCGGCTGCGTCGTCCCACACCGGGAGCCTCGCCGGGGCGCGCATGGCCTACGAGTGCGCGTTCCGAACCAGCGGGATATTGCAGGCGTCCTCCCTCGAGTCGCTCTTCGACTACGCCCAGGCGTTCTCCTACCAGCCGCTGCCGCGCGGCAGGAGGGTCGCGGTGGTGACCAACGCCGGCGGGCCGGGGATCATGGCCGCAGACGCGGTCGAGAACTCCGGGCTGGCGTTCGCGAAACTCGGCGACGAGACCACGAAAGCCCTCTCCTCGTTTTTGCCGGCCGCGGCCAACATCCACAATCCGGTCGACATACTCGGCGACGCTCTGGCCGAGACCTACGGCAGGGCGCTCGAGGCGTTGCTGGCCGACGACGGCGTGGACGCCGCGGTCGTGCTGCTGACGCCCCAGGCGATGACCGACGCCGCCGAGGCCGCGCGCGTTGTGGCCGGGGTCTCGGGAAGACACGGGAAACCCGTGGTCGCCTCTTTCATCGGCGCGGACCGCGTCTCCCTGGGCATAGAGATACTGCAGAGGAGCAGGGTGCCGCACTATCCGACCCCCGAGCGCGCGGTCGAGGCGCTGCAGGTCATGGCCGAGTTCGCGAAGTGGAAGGAGAGGCCTCCGAGGGTTATCCAGCGCTTCTCGGTCAACACCACTAAGGTGGACAGGGTGCTCAACCTCTGTCGCAAGCGTGGCCAGTTCAACGTGGGTGAGCAGGACTCGAAGGCGATACTCGCCGCCTACGGTTTCACGGTGCCGAAGGCCTCTCTCGCCAGGAGCGCCGACGAGGCGGCCTCCGCCTCGGCAGCGATAGGATTCCCCGTGGTCATGAAGATCGTCTCTCCAGACATAATCCACAAGTCGGACGTGGGAGGGGTGAAGGTCGGGCTGGCCGGATCCTCGGAGGTGAGGGACGCGTACGATCTCATGATTGCCAGGATACGCCTCCGAGAGCCCCGTGCGAGGCTCCAGGGCGTTCTCGTGCAGGAGATGGTGGGCGGGGGCCGCGAGATAATCGTCGGCATGACGCGCGACCCCCAGTTCGGCCCCATGCTCATGTTCGGGCTGGGCGGGGTCTACGTGGAGGTCCTGCGCGACGTGTCGTTCCAGCTCGCACCCATCACCCGCGACGAGGCGTTCGAGATGCTCATCGGAACCAAGACATACAAGTTGCTCAAGGGCGTGCGCGGCGAGAAGTCCGTGGACATGGAGCTGGTCGCGGAGTGCATAAGGAGGATATCGCAGCTCTCGATGGACTTCCCCGCGATCGAGGAGCTGGACATAAACCCGCTCAACGTCTCGAGCGACAGGGCCGGCGCGGTCGCGGTGGATGCGCGCATTAAAATCCGGGACTCGGGACCCGGGATTCGGAACTCGAAACTTCAGGGGTGTGACCATGGCTCAGAATGA